Genomic segment of Euleptes europaea isolate rEulEur1 chromosome 6, rEulEur1.hap1, whole genome shotgun sequence:
ATGTAACTAGGCCTAATTCTGCCCATTAACCAAATGGAAGCCCTCCTGGGAAATTTATATACACCTCTGAGTTATAGAATGGGGAAAAAAGGCAGGGGATTAATACAATAAGCATGGCTGGGGGAACCAAGCATTTTACATCACTTAAGTCCGTGCTTTTCAGACTCAAAGCAGTCTGTTACTTCTGTTTTGACTCATTTTATCTTTCCGTTTCCCTACAATTTTTCCCATTTCTGGGGCACTACAGTTCCTTAAAGGATGCTGGAGAACTCTGGTTGGATGCCTATCTTCATAAATAAGTAATGGCTTTGTGGAAGTCTCTGCTCTCATGaaattgttgctgctgctgcccgaCAGATTTTCAAAGACTACATTGCTGTTCAGAAGAATTTCCTTTGAATTTCCCCTTGGCTACTAAGAAAGGTGGAGGCTTGGAGTAAGACATACAAACTCTCCCAATGCTGTATATGAACAGTAAACAACAGATTTTTTTCTTAAACAGCATGAAAGTAATTAATCAATGAAATGGATGAAAGTGACCATTATAGAACAAACTAGGGTGAAAACAAAACCCAGGAAAGACAAGAAAATGTTTGTGCAATGATTAAGTTTTCTGGATATTTTGAGTTGTTAGGTGGTATTTGCATGAAGGCTGAGTATGATATGCTTAAATCTCTTGAAACCAGTGTTGTAAATATGCCTATCTCTGTACTGCATTAAATAGAAGAATAATCATCATTTTGTTAGTTCTTTACATTGGGTAACCAAAAAGGTTGACAAAAAGCCTAATAACAAAATGAATACTTAAGGTTTGCTTGCAATAAATTAACAAACCGTTAGTACATTAGAAATAGTTTTTAAAACCAAACATTTCAgccaaaaggccttcctcagtggtacaaattGTTAAGACACACCATAAagtgaaattatttaaaatacagcatttctgaccaagctccaaaaacacacacaagtagGGGCAGTTCATTAACTAGATAATCCCTTGATTATTGTAATAGATGAGGAACTTCCAGAATCATTTTTCAGATAGTGGTCCAAATATCTCAGTAAGCAAGGTCAGAGTGAATTGTAGCTCTATGGTGTGTATATCCACATTCAGGACTATCTACATACGCTGCGTATACCCACATTTTCAGCTATCTGAAAATCAACttgtagcattctgcaccaactggtaCCTCTGAAGTGATTTCGAGGGGCCATGTCTTCTGCGCTAAAGTTGGGGGGGGAGCTTTTCCCCCACCAGTTGCtaaattaacttgcttctccagcagttcTGCTGGGTCCATTATAAcaagctcttaactgagtcagtaagggtcagctgaaccccatcgaaAGTGGGCAACACAATGTTATAGACCTTTGTCTTGATTAAGCTCCAGTGTGTTGACTTTCAGCCATTTAACCACAACAAtcaggcagtggctcagtgggagtCCTAAcccagcagtttttttttttttgtgagagCACCAAAGCATGCCAACAGACAGAAATCTCTGAACTTTATATGCAGTGCCTCACAACAGCTACAGCTCCCACCAGAGAGCATTGCTGgaaacaatattttcttttccagatAGTTACTGTGCGGTGGAAAAGCATAGTCCCAAGAATAGAGTATTTTAAGCAAAATTACAGCCCATAACTGTAACTCTCAAAGAACACTAGTAAATTCCCTTGTTTAGAACATTTTCCACAAGTCACACagtgacaatgaagaaaggttTATTGTACATTTAATACAAGAGTTAAAGCAGAAAAAAACTAGCCCAGGATGGCATTTCTATTCTGTCAGTTTAACTTTAAAGGTTTTCAAactaaaagcaaaacaaagctaTTCATAAAATAAGACAATGTAGAATTTGGTTCCTTATTTCTTTCAAAGTCCAAAGATGTACATATTTTCCTATTTCAGTTATAAATATTTACAAACTTGGGTGAACTAAATGGACAAAAGAGAAAAAATTATTccagcttaaaaacaaaacaaagaccaCACAACATTCATTAAATGAGAAAAATATCTTCTGACCATCTCCAACCACTAGCATGTTCACAATGCTGCTGTTCTACTAGCTGGTTTTGAAGCAAATCCGGGAGGATTCGAGTTAGGTTGATCCCTGTAACTGACATCTCCATTCTTTAAGCTGACACGAGCAAGCCAAGCTATGTAATGAAGACAGGGAGCTGGATCCTGCAATCTGTGGATGCAAGAATTGTGGATCTTTCCCGTATTTTCCTCCACCAAACTATTTTTTTCTGACACTGGGAAAATTAGTCCTGGAGTTGCGTGATCCATGTGGGTTGAGAGGCTGCACTGGGAAGAGGGAAAAATTGTTCCTGGAGCGATGCCAATGGAAGAGATCAATTtcatcccctttcccctcctcgcTGTGGCCTCCTGAACTGTGTGAATCCTGTGACCTCAAGACTAAATCTTCCTGGGGTCAGAAAGAACcgctgggggggaaaggaaacacTGATTCATGACTTTAATACCTTCCACTGATGgatagctggatccaacccagcatgACCTCTGCATCAACCATACCTGAGTATAGAATGACCAAAATGGAAATGCAGCTCTTTTAGATTTGTTCAATTGGAAGCCCTCTTGTTTGCCCATCTTATTTATTCAGTATTGAAATTGTGATTGCTGATACTTCCAGTTTGCTGATTGCTGATACTTCCATATCCGTTTCAGAAAATTCATTTTGAAAACTAGGCATACACATACATAGAAGATAAAGTGTACTCATTAGTATGTATTAAAAGCTACAACCAAAACTAAAGCCATCCCCAGGCATGGTACAACTAATATGGATAGAGTAAGGATGGCTGAGTCATGGCAATTGAGCATGTGGTAGCCTCATTCTCTGGGTCAGTTTGCAGTAGTCCCAGCCATCAGGGAAGCTGCATCTGTAGCTAGTGATTAGCCGCATCAAGATCTTACCATGGAGAGCAGCACCCTCCATGTATGTTAGGCTGGAGGTCTGGCAAGAGTGATGTCTATTTTTTGAGTACCAAAGAGCTACAGCAGGTTGTCGAATGGTCCTTTGTTTGCAGTTTAGTATACTTTCTTCCCAACAGGATTTGGAGTGAAAAGGAAATGATGCAATGAAAATAAGGTTATTTTCCTCTTTTGAACTTTGCTGCTGCACCACTGCCCTTTGCCTTTTTCTTGGAGGATCCCTTGGGCTCTGGCTCTTTGCGCTTAGCTGAAGTTATTGAGCCAGTAACCTTAAAGAAGTCATCTAGTCGCCCTTGAGTGCTACCCTGGCGACTCTTGCTCAGTCTCTTGACCCCATTACGGATCCTTTCTTCATTGAACTGCTTTTCCCCACACAAGAAGTGGACAAGCCCCTCCTCATCGGGCTCACTCCACTTCAGCTCCACAGCTTCTGGGTCTACAACCTCAGGGGCCAAGAAAAGCTGCTGGGCCTCCCTGTGAAGCCAGTTCTCTGGCAGGGAGTACTTCTTGGTATCTATTTGCTGTACAATTTTTTCTATGCTCTTGTACTGTTTGATGAGCTCCACGGCACGCTTGGGCCCAATGCCACGGATGCTTTCACAGTAGTCACAACCTAGCAATATGCAGAGGTCAACAAActcctgctgagtcagacccATGTCTTGAAGGATATGGTTCAGGTGGAATTCCTGAATGGGAAGTTTCTTCGCCTCACTGGCAGTAAGATGTCTCATCAGCACAGGGCTACCAAAGGTCAAACAATCCATATCCTCAGTAGCAGCTGCATAGACCTTACTAGCTTTTACCAGGGCAGCACAGCTAGCTTCAGCCTCACCGGGTGCTTCTACATATGGGATGCCCAtcagcttcagcagcttcttgcACTCATCGTTATGTTGCTTGGTCACCTTAACTAGCCGCTTGCTAAACTTTTCT
This window contains:
- the FEN1 gene encoding flap endonuclease 1 codes for the protein MGIHGLAKLIADVAPAAIREHDIKSYFGRKVAIDASMSIYQFLIAVRQGADMLQNEEGETTSHLMGMFYRTIRMVENGIKPVYVFDGKPPQLKSGELAKRTERRAEAEKQLEEAKEAGEDENVEKFSKRLVKVTKQHNDECKKLLKLMGIPYVEAPGEAEASCAALVKASKVYAAATEDMDCLTFGSPVLMRHLTASEAKKLPIQEFHLNHILQDMGLTQQEFVDLCILLGCDYCESIRGIGPKRAVELIKQYKSIEKIVQQIDTKKYSLPENWLHREAQQLFLAPEVVDPEAVELKWSEPDEEGLVHFLCGEKQFNEERIRNGVKRLSKSRQGSTQGRLDDFFKVTGSITSAKRKEPEPKGSSKKKAKGSGAAAKFKRGK